One segment of Rhodopirellula baltica SH 1 DNA contains the following:
- a CDS encoding tetratricopeptide repeat protein, with protein MTVTQNQSKHSLRQTTTRWKSIGLVCVLLALPAPTFATADDSELAAATGQLLQQTHGAKWDDAIATARTIAANEGSSIRSIAALVQLARRLDSSGNQVENAADVHDMAAYAVMRLRESDPNSLSAEQTANLLLSAANGLSRSGRPTDAHRWLGEVSQLGVTSPEWTATCMTVASGLLDDGQLELAQSTYNMVIDSGDSPQLATARLGLAWCTAMSGEDDQAALTAIDQFLKHHSEHADVPSALLMQMSCQFRTGQSESADQTLERLLTQHADSSACLQAIVSHCGNHPLEPCDGPLADHLITHAKKLIASPQFTSTLKPAAIGLLVSAHKNDANAESIYASAIATRDQTGDMTAAILEQLTSNDLDADAQRIAMRWISPVAPKQPNTGQDADPIITAGVRESACRWAGRTSNWSILAMAAKDEESFFDGNDQTAELRGRNLHVERLFAEALLQTGDAKSSLKWWQRIVDEGGADDFPTLLRLAETASSSGSITEAAQRIAAARAAISPTSPQSALVNLLAADVEVRQLNFDRGRALLESVVRLGSADEDARGRAQWMIGETYYMQERFGEAIDAYRLVEGISGEGQWTAAALVQAGKSFEKLGRTREAAVCYSTLVRRFANSQHATGARRRLAALSPDASSESPLRR; from the coding sequence ATGACTGTGACTCAAAACCAGTCGAAACATTCCCTTCGCCAAACAACCACTCGTTGGAAATCCATCGGGTTGGTTTGCGTGCTGCTTGCATTGCCGGCCCCGACGTTTGCGACCGCGGACGATTCGGAACTCGCTGCTGCAACCGGCCAACTGTTGCAACAAACGCACGGTGCCAAGTGGGACGACGCGATCGCGACCGCTCGCACAATCGCGGCCAACGAAGGTTCATCGATTCGATCCATCGCCGCTCTGGTTCAACTGGCTCGCCGGTTGGATTCCAGCGGCAACCAAGTTGAAAACGCCGCCGATGTTCACGACATGGCCGCCTATGCCGTGATGCGGTTGCGAGAAAGCGATCCAAACTCACTGAGCGCCGAACAAACGGCCAACCTGTTGCTGAGCGCAGCCAACGGATTGTCACGATCCGGCCGTCCCACCGACGCCCATCGTTGGCTTGGTGAGGTCAGCCAACTCGGCGTGACCAGCCCTGAATGGACGGCGACATGCATGACTGTCGCATCGGGATTGTTGGACGACGGTCAACTCGAATTGGCTCAATCGACCTACAACATGGTCATCGACAGCGGCGACAGCCCTCAACTGGCGACGGCAAGATTGGGATTGGCGTGGTGCACAGCCATGTCTGGCGAAGACGACCAAGCCGCTCTGACAGCGATCGATCAATTCTTAAAACATCATTCGGAACACGCCGACGTGCCTTCCGCGTTGTTGATGCAGATGTCGTGTCAATTTCGAACGGGGCAATCCGAATCAGCTGACCAAACACTCGAGCGATTGCTCACGCAACACGCGGATTCCAGTGCGTGCCTGCAAGCCATCGTATCGCACTGCGGCAACCATCCGCTGGAACCTTGCGATGGTCCGCTGGCCGATCACTTGATCACTCACGCGAAGAAGCTAATCGCGTCGCCTCAGTTCACCTCCACGCTGAAACCTGCCGCGATTGGTTTGTTGGTGTCCGCTCATAAAAACGACGCCAACGCGGAATCAATTTATGCGAGTGCCATCGCCACGCGAGATCAAACCGGCGACATGACCGCGGCGATCCTGGAACAACTGACCAGCAACGACCTCGATGCCGACGCCCAACGCATTGCGATGCGATGGATCTCGCCCGTTGCACCGAAACAACCCAACACCGGCCAAGACGCCGACCCGATCATTACCGCCGGCGTTCGCGAATCGGCGTGTCGCTGGGCCGGGCGTACATCGAACTGGTCGATTCTTGCGATGGCGGCCAAAGACGAAGAGTCCTTCTTCGATGGCAACGATCAAACCGCTGAACTTCGCGGACGCAACTTGCACGTCGAACGTTTGTTTGCCGAAGCGTTGCTTCAAACCGGTGACGCCAAGTCATCCTTGAAATGGTGGCAACGCATCGTGGACGAAGGCGGGGCCGACGACTTCCCGACCCTTCTTCGACTTGCAGAAACGGCATCCTCATCCGGATCGATCACGGAAGCCGCACAACGAATCGCCGCTGCTCGAGCCGCGATCTCACCGACATCACCGCAATCGGCGCTGGTCAATTTGTTGGCCGCCGACGTGGAGGTGCGACAACTGAATTTCGATCGCGGTCGTGCGCTGCTCGAAAGCGTTGTGAGACTCGGATCAGCTGACGAGGACGCTCGCGGTCGAGCCCAATGGATGATCGGCGAAACTTATTACATGCAAGAACGGTTCGGTGAAGCGATTGACGCGTACCGATTGGTCGAGGGTATCAGCGGCGAAGGCCAATGGACCGCTGCGGCGTTGGTGCAAGCCGGCAAGTCGTTTGAAAAATTGGGGCGGACACGCGAGGCCGCTGTCTGCTATTCCACCTTGGTGCGTCGCTTTGCGAACAGCCAACATGCGACCGGAGCCCGCCGCCGATTGGCCGCGTTGTCACCGGACGCCTCCTCTGAATCCCCACTTCGACGATGA
- a CDS encoding prenyltransferase/squalene oxidase repeat-containing protein, translating to MPNVSTTPMIPVAGVSETPSVASWNNLETLWADPNIVRGVALVAVTFLVITIVLFRRRKTSGRGAAIVCLILSVALHGVLIVYVPKLSVFWSGGGPVSDSAADAGAADIAVSMFDPEMLETLQDSSEAPVEASPLAALKLPEPLIPEREVDVESSEPLATDDSNHEPDSDIAPPAVEIPLPSMPATLASAAIPTQPAPTESVDTEAAATDALDSSIDDWLQTALADPVEEPAKETMEQSSPEMTSPSSRSGESQTVRSTHDDAIAKIASVRPAASLPKEHSAGTIDEDFASRAGAAKARALIQNGGNADTEAAVEAALKYLASQQRSDGAWDPKTTGAGQERAPLGLHRGGAGRNAETAITGLALLSMLGSGHTHQEGEHRDTVYRGLAFLLSRQRTDGSLASNASVYAAHYSHAMAGLAFAETAAMTADPSAMEATRRAVAYTRSMQHPVTGGWRYNRGDTGDLSQLGWQALLIDSADRSGAVPQNRRMSDGIARFLDSVRRGRSGGQACYRPGEPTSPTMTAEALATRLLIGQKLPDATIREAESVLLANLPGQGNGPDNFYYWYYATMALHQLQDDAWEIWNAALKQRLLSTQQPDGSWSDQSLWGGYGGTVYTTSMATLCLESYYRHSRRPE from the coding sequence ATGCCAAATGTCTCGACCACGCCGATGATTCCGGTAGCAGGCGTTTCTGAAACGCCGTCGGTCGCTTCGTGGAACAACCTGGAAACTCTCTGGGCCGACCCCAACATCGTTCGTGGTGTCGCCCTGGTCGCGGTGACGTTTCTTGTCATCACGATCGTGCTGTTTCGCCGCCGCAAAACCAGCGGACGCGGTGCCGCGATTGTCTGCTTGATTCTGTCGGTTGCGTTGCACGGCGTGCTGATCGTGTACGTGCCCAAATTGTCTGTGTTTTGGTCCGGTGGCGGTCCGGTTTCTGATTCAGCCGCTGACGCCGGTGCTGCCGATATCGCCGTGTCGATGTTCGATCCCGAGATGCTGGAAACGCTGCAGGATTCCTCCGAGGCGCCCGTCGAAGCATCGCCTTTGGCCGCGTTGAAGTTGCCCGAGCCACTGATTCCTGAACGCGAAGTGGATGTGGAATCGTCCGAACCGCTCGCCACCGATGATTCCAATCACGAACCAGATTCCGACATTGCACCTCCCGCGGTAGAGATCCCATTGCCATCCATGCCGGCGACACTTGCGTCGGCAGCGATTCCTACTCAGCCTGCACCGACGGAGTCCGTCGATACCGAAGCGGCGGCGACCGACGCTCTTGATTCCAGCATCGACGATTGGCTGCAAACGGCACTCGCGGATCCAGTGGAGGAACCCGCCAAAGAAACGATGGAGCAGTCATCTCCAGAGATGACCTCGCCATCTTCTCGAAGTGGCGAATCTCAAACGGTTCGTTCCACCCATGACGACGCCATAGCAAAGATTGCATCGGTTCGCCCGGCGGCCTCGCTTCCCAAAGAACATTCCGCCGGAACCATCGATGAAGATTTCGCTTCGCGAGCCGGTGCCGCCAAAGCGCGAGCCTTGATTCAAAATGGCGGCAACGCCGACACCGAAGCGGCCGTCGAAGCGGCACTGAAATACCTCGCCTCGCAACAACGCAGCGACGGAGCCTGGGATCCCAAGACAACTGGTGCCGGCCAAGAACGCGCGCCGCTGGGACTGCATCGTGGTGGTGCTGGACGCAACGCCGAAACCGCGATCACCGGGTTGGCGTTGCTATCGATGCTTGGTTCCGGACACACTCATCAAGAAGGCGAACATCGAGACACCGTTTATCGCGGCCTCGCATTCTTGCTGTCTCGACAACGAACTGATGGGTCTCTGGCCAGCAACGCGTCCGTTTACGCGGCTCACTACAGCCACGCGATGGCGGGTTTGGCTTTCGCCGAAACCGCTGCAATGACCGCCGACCCATCCGCGATGGAAGCCACTCGCCGAGCGGTCGCCTACACCCGTTCGATGCAACATCCCGTCACCGGTGGATGGCGATACAACCGAGGCGACACGGGCGACCTCAGTCAACTTGGTTGGCAAGCGTTGTTGATCGACTCCGCGGATCGATCCGGTGCCGTTCCGCAGAATCGTCGCATGTCCGATGGCATTGCACGCTTCCTGGATTCGGTCCGGCGGGGACGCTCGGGCGGACAAGCCTGCTATCGCCCCGGCGAACCGACTTCGCCAACGATGACCGCCGAAGCCCTCGCGACACGATTGCTGATCGGTCAAAAGCTGCCTGACGCAACCATTCGCGAAGCCGAGTCCGTTCTGCTGGCCAACTTGCCCGGCCAAGGCAACGGCCCGGACAACTTTTACTACTGGTACTACGCCACGATGGCGCTGCATCAATTGCAGGACGACGCCTGGGAAATCTGGAACGCGGCGCTGAAACAACGATTGCTGTCCACGCAACAACCTGATGGGTCTTGGTCGGATCAATCGTTGTGGGGTGGCTACGGTGGCACGGTCTACACAACGTCGATGGCCACGCTTTGTTTGGAAAGTTACTACAGACACTCCCGCCGTCCCGAGTGA
- a CDS encoding ExbD/TolR family protein, which produces MKRNRGTEDATINLTPMIDVVFLLVIFFMVSSKMDSNDSGVQVNVASADMQSMARTPDQRIVEVRSDGSLLLDGIPMSSDQLTETLKQQRSVYPGLQVSVRGDSDSSLHHVVQVMRQIELAGVQKMGVSERR; this is translated from the coding sequence ATGAAACGCAATCGCGGAACCGAAGACGCGACGATCAACCTGACACCGATGATCGATGTGGTGTTCTTGCTGGTGATCTTCTTCATGGTCAGCAGCAAGATGGATTCCAACGACAGCGGCGTGCAAGTCAACGTGGCTTCGGCCGACATGCAGTCGATGGCTCGTACGCCCGACCAACGCATCGTGGAAGTTCGCAGCGATGGTTCGCTCCTACTGGATGGCATCCCGATGTCATCCGATCAACTCACCGAAACTTTGAAGCAACAACGTTCGGTTTATCCCGGACTGCAAGTCAGCGTGCGTGGCGACAGCGACAGTTCGCTGCATCACGTAGTGCAAGTCATGCGTCAGATTGAGCTCGCCGGCGTGCAAAAAATGGGCGTCAGCGAACGACGCTAA
- a CDS encoding pilus assembly protein TadG-related protein gives MIHSLPRSGEHDSSTFCVRRSRRVCREGKILVSMAILLPTLLAFTGLVFDGGLIATDQWVQQHATDSAATAAALNVLSGQSDQLSSIATDVVANGHSLPSTSVVVHRPPSQGAYQGDMKYVEVVTTGTYGSRFINLFGGLREHPMVTRSVAGVDSVNPGAAIMILDPDPAPLSIADLPTLLQDLGHLELRSLAVNQYELGSILDAVPLLSAVIDGMLQNELLQCTLDATTDVLDEVASNTLTLHLPALTAGLEIEGLGCLEVDGSVHVNNAWGGVDERGRCVGGDPGYPNAVACMPLLSTTRLKAEHIRVVGGVDREHLYLPLDDGGHCPLQANRAPVPNPLESLPSPLMLGAVSGVSAPETDIVGVTLSASGAEVVLDEILGGLSFLLKPVFDTVRDPIEHKLCNTTYSPGVYRSMTVIAPTGGVTFEPGVYVICGKNPVTEISLCLLGPIQAEGVLFYITDEASFDSDGNFVEETSGDGAPGSHGVTNIVPSVVIAPLLPGGKLTGLNSPGNPLNEMLIFQHPTDRRPIVMECQQLLGNNALAGTIYAKWGHVQLVAASAELDLKIASGTARVVTVGTTRLSPNNLFPAAQDVFLVE, from the coding sequence ATGATCCACTCACTACCACGATCTGGGGAACATGACTCGTCGACGTTCTGTGTACGAAGGTCACGGCGTGTCTGTCGCGAAGGCAAGATCCTTGTGTCGATGGCGATCTTGTTGCCGACTTTGTTGGCATTCACCGGTTTGGTATTCGATGGTGGATTGATCGCGACGGACCAGTGGGTGCAACAACACGCGACCGACTCAGCCGCCACGGCCGCGGCACTGAATGTGCTTTCAGGGCAATCCGATCAACTCTCTTCGATCGCCACGGATGTGGTTGCAAATGGGCATTCGCTGCCATCAACCAGCGTCGTCGTGCATCGGCCCCCATCCCAAGGTGCCTACCAGGGCGACATGAAGTATGTCGAGGTGGTCACCACGGGCACCTACGGTTCACGGTTCATCAATTTGTTTGGTGGATTGCGGGAGCATCCGATGGTGACCCGATCGGTCGCTGGGGTCGACTCGGTCAATCCCGGAGCGGCGATCATGATTTTGGATCCCGATCCAGCACCGCTGTCGATCGCAGATCTGCCGACGTTGTTGCAGGATTTGGGACATTTGGAACTGAGAAGTCTGGCGGTCAACCAATACGAACTGGGCTCAATCTTGGACGCGGTTCCGCTGTTGTCAGCCGTGATCGACGGGATGCTGCAAAACGAATTGCTGCAATGCACTTTGGATGCGACGACGGATGTGCTTGATGAGGTCGCCTCCAACACGTTGACGTTGCACTTGCCTGCCCTGACCGCCGGTTTGGAGATCGAAGGGCTGGGTTGTTTGGAGGTCGATGGATCGGTGCATGTCAACAACGCGTGGGGCGGCGTCGATGAACGCGGCAGATGTGTTGGCGGTGATCCGGGGTATCCGAATGCCGTGGCGTGCATGCCATTGTTGTCGACCACTCGATTGAAAGCCGAACACATCCGAGTGGTTGGGGGAGTTGACCGGGAGCATCTGTATCTGCCCTTGGACGATGGCGGCCACTGTCCGCTGCAAGCCAACCGCGCACCGGTGCCCAATCCACTCGAAAGTTTGCCTTCCCCGTTGATGCTTGGTGCGGTGAGTGGCGTGTCGGCTCCTGAGACGGACATCGTTGGCGTCACGTTGTCAGCGAGTGGTGCAGAGGTTGTGCTCGATGAAATCCTCGGTGGACTTTCGTTCTTGTTGAAGCCTGTGTTTGACACGGTGCGGGATCCCATCGAACACAAACTTTGCAACACGACTTACTCGCCGGGCGTGTATCGATCCATGACCGTGATCGCTCCCACCGGAGGCGTGACATTCGAGCCGGGCGTCTATGTGATCTGCGGCAAAAACCCGGTCACCGAGATATCGTTGTGCTTGCTGGGGCCGATCCAAGCCGAAGGGGTGCTGTTCTACATCACCGACGAGGCATCGTTCGATTCCGATGGCAACTTTGTGGAGGAGACGAGCGGCGACGGTGCACCGGGGTCTCACGGAGTCACCAACATCGTGCCGAGCGTGGTGATCGCGCCGTTGCTACCCGGCGGAAAGCTGACGGGATTGAATTCGCCTGGCAACCCGCTCAACGAGATGCTGATCTTTCAACATCCAACCGATCGTCGCCCCATTGTGATGGAGTGCCAGCAGTTGCTTGGCAACAATGCTCTCGCGGGAACGATCTATGCCAAGTGGGGACACGTTCAGTTGGTCGCCGCGTCGGCGGAATTGGACCTCAAGATTGCATCGGGAACGGCTCGCGTGGTGACCGTGGGAACAACACGGCTGTCGCCCAATAATTTGTTTCCGGCAGCGCAGGATGTTTTCCTGGTGGAGTGA
- a CDS encoding MotA/TolQ/ExbB proton channel family protein — MNSHRDKTRPNANRLRPTLAVASRFLPVVVLTVGLSIWSNWHASAIAQNFGSRGYNQPRTNNGFDNNYNDPYGAAGNQNNFGGGQYGASEPVAQIAARNTGGMSIPEAPATDQLAGEGDPSAESEAAWEPPAFISKIAEGGMLMIPLAICSLIVLGLSMERLISLRRSRVIPKPFVRRFTECVEDGQLSYEEATSICDEFDCPVAEVFHAAVRRWGRPMLEIEQAVIDAGDRVGDSLRRFLRVFHAISNVTPLIGLLGTVLGMIQAFETIADPSAGESDLLASGISTALMTTAGGLSVAIPAYLAYMYFGAKSDGYLGEIDKLCQRVIDCISAEGLENAGTAKAPRKRRAA; from the coding sequence ATGAATTCACATCGAGACAAGACTCGTCCCAACGCCAACCGCTTGCGTCCAACGCTTGCGGTCGCGTCGCGATTTTTACCGGTCGTCGTTCTGACGGTTGGGTTGTCGATTTGGTCGAACTGGCACGCTTCGGCCATCGCTCAAAACTTCGGCAGCCGGGGCTACAACCAACCGCGAACAAACAACGGCTTCGATAACAACTACAACGATCCATACGGCGCCGCCGGAAATCAAAACAACTTTGGTGGCGGGCAATACGGTGCGTCCGAACCGGTTGCTCAAATTGCGGCTCGCAACACCGGTGGGATGTCGATCCCGGAAGCCCCCGCAACCGATCAACTCGCCGGAGAAGGCGATCCGTCCGCTGAGTCCGAAGCCGCTTGGGAACCGCCCGCCTTCATCAGCAAGATCGCCGAGGGCGGCATGCTGATGATCCCGCTCGCGATCTGCTCGCTGATCGTCTTGGGACTTTCGATGGAACGCCTGATCTCGCTGCGTCGCAGCCGTGTGATCCCCAAACCGTTTGTTCGACGATTCACCGAGTGTGTCGAAGACGGACAACTCAGCTACGAAGAAGCCACCTCGATTTGCGACGAATTCGATTGCCCCGTCGCGGAAGTGTTCCATGCCGCGGTTCGTCGCTGGGGTCGTCCGATGTTGGAAATCGAACAAGCCGTGATTGACGCGGGCGATCGTGTCGGCGATTCGTTGCGTCGATTCTTGCGAGTCTTCCACGCGATCAGCAACGTCACACCGCTGATCGGGTTGTTGGGCACGGTTTTGGGAATGATCCAAGCTTTTGAAACCATCGCGGATCCCAGTGCGGGTGAAAGCGATTTGCTGGCATCGGGAATCAGCACCGCGCTGATGACCACCGCTGGCGGGCTGAGCGTGGCGATTCCGGCGTATCTGGCCTACATGTACTTCGGTGCCAAATCCGATGGTTACCTTGGAGAGATCGACAAGCTCTGCCAACGAGTGATCGATTGCATCTCCGCCGAAGGACTGGAGAACGCGGGCACGGCAAAGGCTCCTCGTAAACGACGGGCAGCCTGA
- a CDS encoding DegT/DnrJ/EryC1/StrS family aminotransferase — MSLAMTDSTPGVPLLDVNRDNAPHRDEFLEALTEVLDSGRFLFGPDVTELENEVAAYTQTPNAVGCASGSDALLLALMALDIKAGDEVIVPSFTFFASVSCITRLGATPVFADICPDTYNVDPESIASLITEKTAAIIPVHLFGQCAQIDRICEIASEHDIPVIEDAAQAIGAAYKDRPAGNWGTAGCFSFYPTKNLGGMGDGGILTATDAGFADRLRLFAGHGMRPRYYHQVVGINSRLDTFQAAVLRVKLRHLDAAVEARTINANRYTRLLTEAGLVGDDQLGTPYHDSNARHVWNQYTLRVPGGRRDALRAHLSERKIGSEIYYPVPMHQQECFQDVPFRHDGLKHTEAASAEVLNLPIFPSLTEAEQIRVVDSVASFFQQANRAAA, encoded by the coding sequence ATGAGTCTCGCCATGACTGATAGCACCCCCGGCGTCCCTCTGTTGGATGTCAATCGCGACAACGCCCCGCACCGCGACGAATTCCTCGAAGCACTCACCGAAGTGCTCGACAGTGGACGTTTCCTGTTTGGTCCGGACGTGACCGAATTGGAAAACGAAGTCGCCGCCTACACCCAAACGCCCAACGCGGTCGGTTGTGCGTCCGGAAGTGACGCGTTGCTGTTGGCTTTGATGGCATTGGACATCAAAGCGGGCGACGAAGTCATCGTGCCGAGCTTCACCTTCTTTGCGTCGGTCAGCTGCATCACCCGCTTGGGTGCGACTCCCGTCTTTGCGGACATTTGCCCCGACACATACAACGTCGATCCTGAATCGATCGCGTCACTGATCACCGAAAAGACAGCCGCGATTATTCCGGTTCACTTGTTCGGCCAATGTGCCCAAATCGATCGGATTTGCGAAATTGCATCCGAGCATGACATTCCCGTCATCGAAGATGCTGCCCAAGCCATCGGTGCGGCGTACAAAGATCGCCCGGCTGGCAATTGGGGAACGGCAGGTTGCTTCAGCTTTTATCCGACCAAGAACCTGGGCGGAATGGGCGACGGCGGAATCTTGACCGCCACCGACGCTGGTTTTGCTGATCGTCTGCGATTGTTCGCCGGTCACGGGATGCGACCGCGCTACTACCACCAAGTCGTTGGCATCAATAGCCGACTGGACACGTTCCAAGCCGCCGTGCTCCGCGTCAAATTGCGTCACCTTGATGCCGCCGTGGAAGCTCGCACGATCAACGCGAATCGCTACACCCGATTGTTGACCGAAGCCGGTTTGGTTGGCGATGACCAACTCGGCACGCCATACCACGACAGCAACGCTCGACACGTTTGGAACCAATACACGCTGCGAGTTCCCGGCGGTCGACGCGACGCACTGCGAGCCCATTTGTCCGAACGCAAGATCGGATCGGAAATCTACTATCCGGTTCCAATGCACCAACAAGAATGCTTCCAAGATGTTCCATTCCGTCACGACGGTTTGAAGCACACCGAAGCGGCCAGTGCCGAAGTGTTGAACTTGCCGATCTTCCCATCGTTGACCGAAGCGGAACAAATTCGCGTCGTCGACTCGGTGGCATCGTTCTTTCAACAAGCCAACCGCGCGGCGGCTTGA